The following coding sequences lie in one Pseudoalteromonas sp. Scap06 genomic window:
- a CDS encoding TniQ family protein: MTNISFMPTPFDGEHFAGVVSRKATLLDSSNPKLVFERMLSEDGSLSNQRIYHPLIDVAANAYEGSISREYLLRKHSLFPYYSPSMHFRDVDKIINKRIRKGGLWKRCEFIEQVPSLSAPLCRTLSFSLAWRWCPLCAIEDEKRVGTSYWHVEHQLPSMITCSKHACELLESCNTCGFSSIDIRVMATPPTTNKCTKCGAIHRASYVDLNGHITWVQQASMDLLNSPGMLSKPYFEHVMKRGIQSGFSNLNGGRIREQVFVAARLQQDFVAWFFEHGFERFFHEPEVVINYKTLSLEKALRNVNGWHPLFVLMWLRFLAVEWPSLEIAA; encoded by the coding sequence ATGACTAATATATCCTTCATGCCTACCCCTTTTGATGGCGAGCACTTTGCGGGAGTGGTGTCTCGTAAGGCAACCCTTTTAGATAGTAGTAACCCTAAGCTGGTGTTTGAGCGCATGCTTTCAGAGGATGGCTCTTTGAGCAATCAACGAATCTATCATCCGTTAATTGATGTTGCTGCGAATGCGTATGAGGGGAGTATAAGCAGAGAATATCTGTTAAGAAAACACTCATTGTTTCCTTATTATTCACCTTCGATGCATTTTCGTGATGTTGATAAGATCATTAATAAGCGGATCAGGAAAGGAGGCCTTTGGAAACGCTGCGAATTTATTGAGCAAGTACCATCCTTATCGGCTCCATTATGCAGAACATTGTCGTTTTCTTTAGCTTGGCGATGGTGCCCATTATGCGCTATTGAAGATGAAAAACGTGTAGGTACTTCCTATTGGCACGTTGAACACCAGTTACCTTCGATGATCACTTGTTCAAAGCATGCTTGCGAATTGCTTGAAAGCTGCAATACCTGTGGATTTTCTAGCATTGATATAAGAGTTATGGCGACGCCACCAACCACCAATAAATGTACTAAATGTGGTGCTATTCATAGGGCAAGTTACGTAGATTTAAATGGGCATATTACATGGGTACAGCAAGCGAGTATGGATTTATTAAATTCACCTGGAATGCTTTCTAAACCATACTTTGAACACGTAATGAAACGAGGTATTCAAAGTGGCTTTTCTAATTTAAACGGAGGGAGAATACGAGAGCAAGTATTTGTGGCAGCGAGACTTCAGCAAGACTTTGTAGCGTGGTTTTTTGAACATGGCTTTGAACGTTTTTTTCATGAGCCTGAAGTTGTAATCAATTACAAAACGTTAAGTCTCGAAAAGGCGTTACGAAACGTAAATGGGTGGCATCCATTGTTTGTATTGATGTGGCTGCGCTTTTTGGCGGTAGAATGGCCTTCGTTAGAAATTGCAGCT
- a CDS encoding ATP-binding protein, whose protein sequence is MKKEAIYRKHPLDSLNGNPLTEAIEVIAHEDELNKKLTFKPTFEKSLTNIPAVYQQVFLERLEKVHVPAPYLYGMYNKFVGLILDGYSKYTPHSAETNKLQMAIALAARKGDRLEEKFISRTTAPSVFVHGHSGVGKTKGIRSVLNVIPQVIKHNKFEDKIFRQDQLVWISLDMPSTPSTKGLALNFFNAVDEALDTDFYEQWKDKSHYSVERHLSQMQSIAVAHHLGLAHIDELQFMLKYKNSKNAPSFTTIEALFNKMGIPIVLSSTTSGREMFLSDTKSPDFTITRRLLTNREYQFSLYGVKSKFFNSLFDALFPESFCKSSEMPDKQFKQVFCYLTCGLPAMMTRLAILHHESIAMLKNKYPDKADAYRTGDVGRLHKTYNNQFSLIAGALDNLRAGNIQQFDEGVNKLDQKEHVLTNEEVKLAAKAERKKVQKLLPDVVPDPLGIPRVCMDIDSKDMLNFIEEGSDD, encoded by the coding sequence AAAAAGAAGCGATATATCGAAAACACCCGCTTGATAGCTTAAATGGAAATCCTCTTACCGAGGCTATTGAAGTAATAGCGCACGAAGACGAGCTGAATAAAAAGCTTACTTTCAAACCTACTTTTGAAAAGAGCTTAACTAATATACCAGCTGTATATCAGCAGGTATTTCTAGAGCGGTTAGAAAAGGTTCACGTTCCAGCGCCATACTTATATGGAATGTATAACAAGTTTGTAGGGCTTATTTTAGATGGATATTCTAAGTACACGCCACATTCTGCGGAAACTAACAAATTGCAAATGGCAATCGCCTTGGCAGCTAGAAAGGGGGATCGATTAGAAGAGAAATTTATTTCTCGAACAACCGCGCCTAGCGTATTTGTTCATGGTCATAGCGGTGTTGGTAAGACGAAAGGAATTCGCAGTGTTCTGAACGTGATCCCACAAGTGATCAAGCACAACAAGTTTGAGGACAAAATCTTCCGGCAAGATCAGCTCGTTTGGATATCGCTTGATATGCCATCGACTCCATCAACCAAGGGGTTGGCGCTCAATTTTTTTAACGCTGTTGATGAAGCCCTTGATACAGATTTTTATGAACAGTGGAAAGATAAATCACATTACTCTGTAGAACGCCACTTAAGTCAAATGCAGTCAATTGCTGTGGCACATCATTTGGGGTTGGCTCATATTGATGAATTGCAGTTCATGTTGAAATACAAAAATAGTAAAAATGCGCCATCCTTCACTACGATTGAAGCTTTGTTTAACAAAATGGGTATTCCTATTGTTCTTTCATCAACAACATCTGGTAGGGAGATGTTTTTATCTGACACTAAAAGCCCAGATTTTACGATCACACGCAGATTATTGACCAACCGTGAATATCAGTTTTCTTTGTACGGGGTAAAGAGTAAGTTTTTTAACTCTCTCTTTGATGCATTGTTCCCTGAATCATTTTGCAAGAGTAGCGAAATGCCAGATAAGCAGTTCAAACAAGTTTTTTGTTATTTAACGTGTGGTCTGCCTGCAATGATGACGAGGTTGGCGATACTGCATCATGAGTCAATTGCAATGTTGAAGAATAAATACCCCGATAAAGCCGATGCATATCGCACGGGTGACGTGGGAAGGTTACATAAGACGTATAACAATCAATTCTCTTTGATTGCTGGCGCTTTAGATAATCTCAGAGCGGGAAATATTCAACAGTTTGATGAGGGTGTGAACAAACTGGATCAAAAAGAGCATGTTTTAACAAACGAAGAAGTAAAGTTAGCTGCAAAAGCTGAGCGCAAAAAAGTACAAAAGTTATTACCTGACGTGGTGCCAGACCCATTAGGTATACCTCGAGTGTGTATGGATATTGATTCTAAAGATATGCTCAATTTCATTGAGGAGGGATCTGATGACTAA